In Chaetodon auriga isolate fChaAug3 chromosome 22, fChaAug3.hap1, whole genome shotgun sequence, the genomic window AGTTTATATCAGAAAAGTTCACATTACTCCCTAAAATTCAGCATTTTCGTGTCTTTATCTTTGCACAGTGCTGACACTTGACTAACAGACAACATGTTTGAATAATCTCGGCCTTTTCCTTTGATTAAAGTTGCTTCTCGTTTCCTTTGAAATACTTTCTTGCAGTGGCTGTCGGTTCAGTCATGGCTCGTGGTTGCATCTGCTGCGTTAAATACATGCTCTTCCTCTTCAACCTGCTCTTCTGGGTAattattccacacacacacacacatgtccttTAGATGTTACCGTAAATCAGCAGTGAAATCAGTCAAAGTGTTCTGATTGGATCAGCAGGAAGTGTCTgagtttcctgtgtgtgtttcagctgggCGGGTGTGGGCTGTTGGGTGTCGGCGTGTGGCTGTCGGTGTCGCAGGGCAGCTTCGCCACCCTGTCGCCCTCCTTCCCGTCGCTCTCCGCCGCCAACCTCATCATCACCCTCGGCACCGTCGTCATGGTGACAGGTTTTCTGGGTTGCCTGGGTGCCATCAAGGAGAACAAGTgcctgctgctgagtgtgagtGCACTGCAATTCCCATGATGCATCAgcggtgtttttgtttgatccGTTTTGGTTCCAGTTAGTcgtttggcagatgcttttatccaaagtgacgtacgTATGAGCTTTTCATGTCACAAgcaggagagaacaacaagagtcaGTGCCAGGAGGCTAATTTCTGGTCCAGTCGGACACAGGTGCTGCGAGGTTTGGCCTTCAGAGTCAAATAAAGAAGTGGTCTGATACATATAAGGGGCTGACGGTTAGCTTAGCCGTGCAGCAGTTTTGAATCGCAGTTAAGTCGAGAGTACCGGCCGCTTGGTGTGTGGGAGCGGTGGAGACCTGTTTGAGGTCGAATGAGGACAGCAAAACCCCAGTCGACCGCCTGGGGTTTGTTAACATGGCTATTCATGTCTCCCATGACAATCAGTGGGGTGCCACCTTCAGGAACGGCTGAGAGTAGCCTGTACTACTGTCCAGTTCAGCTATGAAGTTCTCCAGTAGCCCAGGTGGGCGATATAAGACCAATATGTACAGCTCAATGGGAGCAGTGACCATTACTGCATGAAATTCAAAGAAGGAGTTATTGCTTAGAGGAGTGAGCTTAGTGAATTTCCAGTTTTTGGAAATGAGTGCGCCCGTGCCACCTCCATGTCCATCAGGACGAGGTGTGTGGGAGAAAGAAGAGTCCGCTGAAAGCTGAgctggtgtggctgtgtcttccAGACGGATCCAGGCTTCATCAGGGCTGGTGCCTGAATCTGATGTAGATTTGTGAAGTGCTCGGATAaattctgctttgtttacagcAGATTGGCAATTCCACGGGCCTCTCTCTTCAAGAGCTTAGTGAGCTGTGTTATGCTGTGTTATGCTGTGTTCAGGTTGTGTCGGACGTTACGGCAACTCACTGGTGAAAAGCGATGATGTAGAAAAAGTTGTCATCTAAACATTTTGGGAGTTCATGTATATTGTTtgctatattttttttttctacagggATTGTTATGGTGGTAATATGAGAAAAGTCAGGATCAAGTCCAACTTATTCATGTAGTTCATGTTTCCTGTAACTAAAATGCACCATTAGTGTGTCCTGCATGTTTCTGCTCATGTTAACATGGAAGGTTTTTTTCCATCTTCCTTTTTCTTAtaattttcttcagtttttcatcGTTCTGTTGGTCATCCTCTTGGCTGaactcatcctcctcatcctgttCTTTGTCTACACTGACAAGGTAAGACTGtgcaacattcacatttatttattctcctgCTGTACATGAGCATGCCTGCCTACGTATCCCATGGTCCACCTCTTCACCTCTGTTTGCCCAGGTGAGTGAAAATGCCAGACGGGACCTGAAAGAAGGGCTGGTTCTGtacaacacagacaacaatGCCGGCCTGAGGGATGCATGGAACACCATACAGGGAGAGGTGTGTTACACACATAGACAGCTTTTTGTTTTAAGCCTGGAAAAGTTAATGTTGACCAGTAAGTTAACAACCGAGCCTTCTGCCTGTTTGGAGTGAATTTTAAAAAGTTCGATAGtttcttccatttcttttgatttAAGTGTTGGAGctcttgtttttaattcatcatCCTGTGATGCTCTTAGTACCCTCAGCTTTAATTTACATTAGCTCTTCAGTTAATAGTAAACGCCTCACGGTTTCCTTCCCTCCTGCCTGTGCACCAGTGGCGATGTTGTGGCGTGATAAACCATAACGACTGGTACGCCGCCCTGCACGAGAACGTGGTGCCTGACCGCTGCTGCCAGCAGTTTTACCAGGGCTGCGGACGCAACGCCTCCAACACCTTCTGGACACGGGTCAGTGCGGCCATTAAGTCTAACAATtggtattttgggaaatgcacatatttgctttcttgctgattGTTGCATGATTGTTTGCTGTGTATGAAgccacaaagactggaagcagctcGCATGGTTTAAAAATAGATCTGCCCACTAGAACCTCTGAGGCtcaatcatttttaatgaacaaagatataatgtgttcattagGAGCTTTAGAGCATGCCTTTGTTTACAGCcagtatgctaagctaacaggctgctgacTATAGTTTAATACTTTACAGATCTGAGAGTGGCGCTAATCTTAAACTCTCTGCAATATGTTTCTACAGCGTTCCTTTAAATAAGGAACAAAACAATAGAACCTCACgttcagcttcactgtgtcGTTAATAACTGATCAGAGCTGAGGGtgctctgccccccccccccccccctctctaattactgttgctgtgtgttttcagggttGCTATGAGAAGGTGGAGGAGTGGCTGGATGACAACAAACACCTTCTGGGAACCATCgccatgtgtgtgttggtcatACAGGTAAGCTCCTCTTTACATAGTCTTTAACCCTCAGACAgcacttgtttatttattgtaatgttgttgttgttttttttttttgtccttttgctTGGCAGCTCCTCGGCATGGCTTTCTCTATGACGCTTTACCAACAGATCCACCGAGCAGGGAAGAAGTATGAAGCCTGACGGGATGAACGCAGCCATGCTGTTGGTTTTGGGGACATGAATATATCTGTCTGTTACCCTCACTGTTGTTTATAGTTGAAATAAGCCAGTTATTGTGTGTCACTACAGCCTTTTATC contains:
- the LOC143314749 gene encoding tetraspanin-9, producing the protein MARGCICCVKYMLFLFNLLFWLGGCGLLGVGVWLSVSQGSFATLSPSFPSLSAANLIITLGTVVMVTGFLGCLGAIKENKCLLLSFFIVLLVILLAELILLILFFVYTDKVSENARRDLKEGLVLYNTDNNAGLRDAWNTIQGEWRCCGVINHNDWYAALHENVVPDRCCQQFYQGCGRNASNTFWTRGCYEKVEEWLDDNKHLLGTIAMCVLVIQLLGMAFSMTLYQQIHRAGKKYEA